The proteins below are encoded in one region of Candidatus Thiodiazotropha sp. LNASS1:
- the recB gene encoding exodeoxyribonuclease V subunit beta, protein MSMRIESVALQGFNLVEASAGTGKTHTLTGLYLRLLLEQDHSPERILVVTYTKAATAELKTRIRQRLIDARSLTDGGTSADPLLHSILDNIEDKARARRRLDLAIAGFDRAAIYTIHGFCQRVLTEQAFETGQAFNTNLVTDQADRLLQIADDYWRREINQLPGQLLQALRDRIDTPEALLQRMRPALGKPYLQVRACDWPEGIGSLELQANQLQSEVRSLWQEQRDSILALLSDTQVMKGNLYRRAWLEGWGVKMDQWLQATVFQRPFDKAERFTSESIEAAIKPGQAAPRHPFFNRFSRYMACVEACADAFDKAFVALQKSFYDYLLDELPRRQAEAREWSYDDLLLQLHAALLADSGGRLSGLLRRRYPAALVDEFQDTDPVQYRIFGQIYLNSRQPVFLVGDPKQAIYSFRGADLFAYLRARDETGAKHHTLDINWRSTPGLLQAVNTLFGSSHRPFFEPRIGFEAVAAGDREMASLTIADGSEAPFQIWHLTFGEQTGIEEIRQAVADATAGEIARLLTLASQGKARIGDRSLCGGDIAVLVRTHEQASRIAQALRAYGTSSVHSNQQSVYWSQEAEQLQRLLLALLEPHRGRLVRAALATPMLGWDGAAIDEMNRKDDLQNGLFNRFFHHHRAWRDNGFIVMIKAFANEMGIENRLLEFCDGERRLTNFYHLLELLQQYDGTARPGMEGLVKWFARQRQTLSQDDEHLLRLESDGKLVQIDTLHHSKGLEYNIVFCPFLWDQTEAGYDDKPFLFHDPHEDYAAVLELGSEDFHDNRAYFHEEVFAENLRLLYVALTRPRYRCYLPWGWLKQSRHSALGWILHTTNRADCPQTLAQWRQQLKTLNPERDEQVLRVLATAARGSIDITPLPHAAEMAQLTLPLPPELQPPRRFSASISAVGGVASFSSLVAGQHEDRPDYDIQTTILNQPQDARRGFSVHGFPRGSRPGSCLHAILEELDFMQPHGQAVELMVEEKLMFHAIDTRWKGVVVQWMREVVETPLNIDGLTLSRIGAGQRLNEMEFYFPAKSLQPKAIMALARHHHFSDVDGLIDGLANLHASVVDGYVKGYIDLVFEVDGCFYLADYKSNWLGNSYSDYHPRALTNAMIEHHYTLQYLLYSLALHRYLKLRLPDYGYERHFGGVYYLFLRGMQPRSGARLGVVAERPSQGFIEALDRLIEARTDESS, encoded by the coding sequence ATGAGTATGCGGATCGAATCGGTGGCCTTGCAGGGTTTCAATCTGGTGGAGGCAAGCGCCGGCACCGGGAAGACCCATACCTTGACCGGCCTCTATCTTCGGCTGCTGCTGGAACAGGACCATAGTCCGGAGAGGATCCTGGTGGTGACCTATACCAAAGCGGCAACGGCAGAACTGAAGACACGGATTCGCCAGCGTCTTATCGATGCGCGGTCGCTGACGGATGGCGGTACAAGTGCCGATCCCCTGCTGCATAGCATCCTCGACAACATAGAGGACAAAGCGCGGGCCCGCAGGCGTCTCGATCTGGCGATTGCCGGCTTCGACAGGGCTGCTATCTATACCATCCACGGCTTTTGCCAGCGCGTACTGACTGAACAGGCATTCGAGACCGGGCAGGCATTCAACACCAATCTGGTAACGGATCAGGCTGATCGACTGCTGCAGATTGCTGATGATTACTGGCGACGTGAAATCAATCAGCTCCCCGGTCAGCTGCTTCAGGCCCTGCGTGACCGGATAGATACCCCCGAGGCATTGCTCCAGCGCATGCGTCCCGCTCTGGGCAAGCCTTACCTGCAGGTCAGGGCTTGTGATTGGCCGGAAGGCATTGGGTCGCTGGAGCTGCAGGCCAATCAGCTCCAGTCCGAAGTCAGGTCGTTGTGGCAGGAGCAACGCGATAGCATCCTCGCGCTACTCAGCGACACACAGGTGATGAAGGGAAATCTCTACCGCCGGGCATGGCTTGAGGGTTGGGGTGTGAAAATGGACCAATGGCTGCAGGCCACGGTCTTTCAAAGACCCTTCGACAAGGCCGAACGGTTTACGTCGGAGAGTATCGAGGCTGCGATCAAGCCTGGACAAGCGGCTCCTCGGCATCCCTTCTTCAACCGGTTTTCCCGTTATATGGCCTGTGTCGAAGCGTGCGCCGATGCCTTCGACAAGGCATTCGTGGCTTTGCAAAAGTCTTTCTATGACTATCTTCTGGATGAGCTGCCGAGACGCCAGGCCGAGGCCAGGGAATGGTCCTACGACGACCTGTTGCTGCAGTTGCACGCCGCCTTGCTGGCGGACAGCGGTGGCCGTTTGAGTGGACTGTTGCGCCGGCGCTATCCTGCTGCATTAGTGGATGAGTTTCAGGATACCGATCCGGTGCAGTACCGGATTTTCGGTCAGATCTATCTCAACAGCCGGCAACCGGTATTTCTGGTAGGGGATCCAAAACAGGCGATCTACAGTTTTCGCGGTGCCGATCTGTTCGCCTATCTGCGTGCCAGAGACGAGACAGGCGCCAAACACCATACCCTGGACATCAACTGGCGTTCGACACCTGGGCTGTTGCAGGCTGTCAACACCCTGTTCGGCAGTTCACATCGGCCATTCTTCGAGCCACGCATCGGTTTTGAAGCGGTCGCGGCTGGTGACAGGGAGATGGCATCCCTCACGATAGCGGATGGCAGTGAGGCGCCTTTTCAGATTTGGCATCTTACCTTCGGTGAGCAGACAGGGATCGAAGAGATCCGCCAGGCTGTGGCCGATGCCACCGCCGGGGAGATTGCCCGTCTGTTGACACTCGCTTCGCAAGGCAAGGCGCGCATAGGGGACAGGTCGCTATGTGGCGGTGATATTGCCGTACTGGTGCGGACCCATGAACAGGCCTCCCGTATTGCACAGGCCTTGAGGGCGTATGGTACATCCAGTGTTCATAGTAATCAGCAGAGTGTCTACTGGAGCCAGGAGGCCGAGCAGTTGCAACGTCTGCTGCTCGCCCTGTTGGAGCCCCACAGGGGGCGTCTGGTCCGTGCCGCGCTGGCTACGCCGATGCTGGGCTGGGATGGCGCCGCCATTGATGAGATGAATCGTAAAGATGATTTGCAAAACGGATTGTTCAACCGCTTCTTTCATCATCATCGTGCTTGGCGGGACAACGGTTTCATCGTCATGATCAAGGCATTCGCCAATGAAATGGGGATCGAAAATCGATTGCTTGAGTTCTGCGACGGAGAGCGAAGGCTGACCAACTTTTACCATCTTCTGGAACTGCTGCAGCAATATGATGGCACGGCACGTCCCGGTATGGAGGGATTGGTTAAATGGTTTGCCCGCCAGCGCCAGACCCTATCCCAGGATGATGAGCATCTGTTGCGCTTGGAGAGTGACGGCAAGTTGGTGCAGATCGATACCCTGCACCATAGCAAGGGGTTGGAATACAATATTGTTTTCTGTCCCTTCTTGTGGGACCAAACTGAAGCCGGGTACGACGACAAACCCTTTCTGTTTCACGATCCGCATGAAGACTATGCGGCGGTGCTCGAACTTGGCTCAGAAGATTTTCATGACAACCGGGCCTATTTCCATGAGGAGGTTTTTGCGGAAAATCTTCGCCTGCTGTATGTGGCTTTGACGCGTCCACGTTATCGCTGTTACCTCCCATGGGGCTGGTTGAAGCAGAGCAGGCATTCAGCGCTTGGCTGGATATTGCATACCACGAATAGAGCCGATTGTCCGCAGACCCTGGCGCAGTGGCGACAACAGCTCAAGACCTTGAATCCCGAAAGAGATGAGCAGGTGTTGCGGGTTTTGGCCACAGCCGCCCGGGGTAGTATCGATATCACACCTTTACCCCATGCTGCGGAGATGGCGCAACTCACCCTGCCACTGCCGCCGGAACTGCAACCGCCGAGACGCTTTTCAGCATCCATATCAGCGGTTGGCGGTGTGGCCAGTTTCTCCTCGCTGGTTGCGGGACAGCATGAGGATAGACCGGATTACGACATCCAGACGACAATTCTGAACCAGCCTCAGGATGCCCGCCGGGGTTTCAGCGTGCATGGCTTTCCGCGCGGCTCAAGACCCGGCAGCTGTCTGCATGCGATTCTGGAGGAGCTCGATTTCATGCAGCCCCATGGGCAGGCGGTCGAGCTGATGGTGGAGGAGAAACTTATGTTTCATGCCATCGATACCCGCTGGAAGGGTGTTGTAGTCCAGTGGATGAGAGAGGTTGTAGAGACGCCGCTCAATATCGATGGTTTGACCCTGAGTCGAATCGGGGCGGGGCAACGGCTGAATGAGATGGAATTTTATTTCCCCGCGAAATCACTGCAGCCCAAGGCGATCATGGCGCTTGCACGGCATCACCATTTCTCGGACGTCGATGGGCTGATTGACGGTCTGGCGAACCTCCATGCCAGTGTGGTGGATGGCTATGTGAAGGGCTATATCGATCTGGTCTTCGAAGTGGACGGATGTTTCTATCTGGCCGACTACAAGTCCAATTGGCTTGGCAACAGCTACAGTGACTACCACCCCCGGGCTCTGACGAATGCGATGATCGAGCACCACTATACGCTACAGTATCTGCTCTACTCGCTGGCCTTGCATCGTTATCTCAAGCTACGCCTGCCCGACTACGGGTATGAGCGTCATTTCGGTGGTGTCTACTATCTGTTTCTGCGCGGTATGCAGCCCCGGAGCGGTGCTCGCCTGGGGGTGGTCGCTGAAAGACCATCACAAGGCTTCATCGAGGCCCTGGACCGATTGATCGAGGCGCGCACCGATGAGTCTTCCTGA
- the recC gene encoding exodeoxyribonuclease V subunit gamma translates to MLRLYQSNHLESLAARLSGLLAEPVGEALQQEQVIVQHPGMARWLSLRIAGHLGICANLSFPLPAAFIWQLFHALLPDVPDYDRYQPKRLTWRIYRLLRDVDEKLTDPSVTGYLAGADDIKRFQLAQQLAMLFDRYLIYRPDWILKWQLGEAATEGDEWQAGLWRRLTEEDAVHWVSLQLQLSRMSTTSFQKILPPRVFVFGVPTLSPGYLEIIRHVASLIDVHLFLLNPCEAHWADIVSPSEQAQLALQSREQALYLEVGNPLLATMGRQGRDFFAAINEMDPGGEELYQRQHDDLLLHQMQNQILTLSEPQSGCSTDGSITLHRCHSPMREVEVLYDQLLALLEDLPDLTASDILVMTPDIDRYGPLIKAHFSTPGSRPKIPFRISGGGLLQNNPLATALLEIVQLPGYRYPVGSVLNLLEYPAIRRRFGLDEEGVERVTQWLNQAAVHWGRDGESKHSLGLPAEQSNTWRAGLWQLLLGYAMQGDAGELWHHHYPLDAVEGSEGQWLGGLLAFCDALFALEDQLLIDRSSQAWVNFLIGLTEQFFSSDEESEAQLESVREAIHALAQEMQQAGIEEQIPIAPIRYRLQELLNISVDRGFMGGGVNFCALAPMRSLPFRVIALIGMNDEAFPRQQPELGFDLMSSAFRRGDRSRRVDDRYLFLETLISARDRLLISYVGRSQHDNTLLPPSVVVDELCDSLQLMVAESGMKEIIFDHPLQPFSRDYFFADSTLFSYSAEMYEAAMRVGSGDRNELPLVATPLVETEGDGLIDLQRFLHFFTNPLKGFADIRLNLDLEQAEQLPEEREPFTLVRFDRLALEHELVESMLADQSPETLYEQLRARGRLPHGMAGEQTFGQMQGRAAAMVQRIQALDSGDLLQPLEVDLKFDEHHLVGHLHGVTTGGLLTYSTDRLFPYQMVRHWIRHLLLNALNPPGVTPMTCLLEGDRTGHYRSVEEAKVHLETLIRRYRQGLQLPLSFFPATAWIYQEKLEQGGEEVARKAARQRWFGNRFQPGDVDKPYHRLLRPDRPALDQAFFDTSRELLQPLMDHLEWQG, encoded by the coding sequence ATGTTGAGGCTCTACCAATCAAACCATCTTGAATCGCTTGCGGCACGCCTGTCCGGACTGCTTGCCGAGCCGGTGGGTGAGGCTCTGCAGCAGGAGCAGGTGATCGTTCAACACCCGGGCATGGCCCGCTGGCTCTCATTGCGAATCGCCGGTCATCTGGGGATTTGCGCCAATCTCTCTTTTCCGCTGCCCGCAGCATTTATATGGCAGCTTTTTCACGCCCTGTTGCCGGATGTGCCTGACTATGATCGTTATCAGCCAAAACGTCTGACGTGGCGTATCTACAGACTGCTCCGGGATGTCGATGAGAAATTGACAGATCCTTCGGTCACCGGCTATCTGGCTGGAGCGGACGATATTAAGCGCTTTCAGTTGGCGCAACAGCTGGCCATGCTGTTCGATCGATATCTGATCTATCGGCCAGACTGGATTCTCAAATGGCAGCTGGGAGAGGCGGCTACCGAAGGTGATGAATGGCAGGCCGGTCTTTGGCGCCGTCTCACGGAGGAAGATGCGGTTCATTGGGTGAGCCTGCAACTTCAGTTGAGCAGGATGTCGACAACCTCTTTTCAGAAGATCCTGCCGCCGAGGGTGTTTGTCTTTGGTGTTCCCACCCTCTCTCCTGGCTACCTGGAGATCATTCGACACGTCGCATCGCTGATTGATGTTCATCTTTTTCTGCTAAATCCCTGTGAGGCCCACTGGGCTGACATCGTCTCACCCAGTGAGCAGGCACAGTTGGCTCTGCAGTCGCGGGAACAGGCGCTCTACCTGGAAGTGGGCAATCCGTTGCTTGCCACAATGGGTCGGCAGGGGCGGGACTTTTTTGCTGCCATCAACGAGATGGATCCGGGTGGTGAGGAGCTCTACCAAAGGCAACATGACGATCTGTTGTTGCATCAAATGCAGAATCAGATATTGACTTTGAGTGAGCCGCAATCCGGATGCTCAACGGACGGTTCCATCACGCTCCATCGCTGCCACAGCCCGATGCGCGAGGTTGAGGTGCTCTACGATCAACTCCTGGCGCTGTTGGAGGATCTGCCGGATCTGACAGCGTCGGATATTCTGGTGATGACACCGGATATTGACCGTTATGGTCCTCTGATCAAGGCTCACTTCTCAACGCCGGGCAGCCGTCCGAAGATACCCTTCAGGATCAGCGGTGGCGGTCTGCTACAGAACAATCCACTGGCCACGGCTCTGCTGGAAATTGTTCAACTCCCTGGATACCGCTACCCGGTCGGCAGTGTGCTCAATCTGCTGGAATATCCGGCCATACGTCGTCGCTTCGGATTGGATGAAGAGGGAGTCGAACGGGTGACTCAATGGCTGAATCAGGCTGCTGTCCATTGGGGACGTGATGGCGAGAGCAAGCATTCCCTTGGATTGCCGGCGGAACAGAGTAATACCTGGCGGGCAGGGTTGTGGCAACTCCTGCTGGGTTATGCAATGCAGGGAGATGCGGGAGAGCTTTGGCACCACCACTATCCATTGGATGCGGTGGAGGGGTCGGAGGGTCAATGGCTCGGTGGACTGCTGGCGTTTTGTGATGCCCTTTTCGCGCTGGAAGATCAGCTCTTGATCGATCGGTCATCGCAGGCGTGGGTAAACTTCCTGATCGGGCTCACGGAGCAGTTCTTTTCTTCCGATGAAGAGAGTGAAGCACAACTCGAGTCGGTCAGAGAGGCTATTCATGCATTGGCCCAGGAGATGCAACAAGCGGGAATCGAGGAGCAGATTCCGATCGCACCGATCCGATATCGCCTACAGGAGCTGTTGAATATTTCAGTGGATCGGGGCTTTATGGGCGGTGGTGTTAATTTCTGTGCCCTCGCACCCATGCGAAGCCTGCCTTTTCGTGTGATCGCGCTGATCGGTATGAACGACGAAGCCTTTCCCCGCCAGCAGCCGGAGTTGGGATTCGATCTGATGTCGAGTGCCTTTCGTCGCGGAGATCGGTCACGAAGAGTGGATGATCGCTACCTCTTCCTGGAGACACTGATCTCTGCACGGGATCGTCTTTTAATCAGTTACGTCGGACGCAGTCAGCATGACAATACCCTGCTTCCACCCTCCGTCGTGGTGGATGAGTTGTGCGATTCTCTGCAACTGATGGTGGCTGAGTCCGGCATGAAGGAGATCATTTTCGACCACCCTTTACAGCCCTTCTCACGGGACTATTTTTTTGCTGACAGCACCCTCTTCAGCTATTCAGCGGAGATGTACGAGGCGGCAATGCGGGTCGGCAGTGGTGATCGCAATGAGCTTCCTCTGGTAGCGACGCCCCTGGTCGAAACAGAGGGGGATGGGCTGATCGATTTGCAGCGGTTTCTCCACTTTTTCACCAATCCGCTGAAAGGATTTGCCGATATCCGCTTGAATCTCGACCTCGAACAGGCGGAGCAGCTTCCCGAGGAGCGGGAACCATTCACCCTGGTGCGTTTCGATAGGTTGGCACTGGAACATGAGCTGGTGGAGTCTATGCTGGCGGACCAGAGCCCCGAAACATTGTATGAACAATTACGCGCCCGGGGACGCCTGCCGCACGGTATGGCCGGTGAACAGACGTTTGGGCAGATGCAGGGCCGTGCAGCGGCAATGGTTCAACGCATTCAGGCGCTTGATAGCGGCGATCTACTGCAACCCTTGGAGGTTGATCTTAAGTTCGATGAACACCATCTGGTCGGCCACCTTCACGGTGTCACCACAGGGGGGCTGCTTACCTATAGTACGGATCGCCTCTTCCCCTACCAGATGGTCAGGCATTGGATAAGACATCTGTTGTTGAATGCCCTCAATCCACCTGGGGTAACGCCAATGACATGTCTACTCGAGGGGGACAGAACAGGTCACTACAGGTCCGTGGAGGAGGCGAAGGTTCATCTTGAGACGCTGATCCGGCGCTATCGCCAGGGTCTGCAGTTGCCGTTGTCGTTCTTCCCCGCAACCGCCTGGATCTATCAGGAAAAACTTGAGCAGGGTGGTGAGGAGGTGGCCCGTAAGGCGGCGCGACAGCGTTGGTTTGGCAACCGGTTTCAGCCAGGTGACGTGGATAAACCCTACCATCGTCTGTTGCGGCCGGACCGGCCCGCCCTCGATCAGGCATTCTTCGACACCAGCAGGGAGCTCCTGCAACCATTGATGGACCATCTGGAGTGGCAGGGATGA